Genomic segment of bacterium:
CCGCGGGGGGCTGCTTGCTGTCTACCACGGTGTATTGCTTCAGCAGTTGCCGTATCTGCTCTTCGGATCCCGGCAAGTTCCTCCGCTGCGAACGTACCAGACGAAGCTCTCGCGCCGGGGCAACCGACACCAGGAGCAACAACGAAATCGTACTCAGACGGGCGAGTACCTTAATCCAGCTACCGGTCAGCGCCCAAGTGCAGAAATGTCGAGCCCGGCTTCGGTCATTGGTCATTGAGTCCTCCATTGGGAATTGACCGGTCATTGGTACCAGGCGGCTAGTCAGTCCTGGCCCCTAACTGCTCACGTGCCCTTGGAAACCAAGAGAAAGGGATCTGCCCGGTTCCTGCGCAAATCCCAACCCCTTGTTCATGAAACGGAGAGAGAGGGATTTGAACCCCCGATACCCTTGCGAGTATACGTGATTTCGAGTCACGCGCCATCGTCCACTCGGCCATCTCTCCAGCGCGGGGCATGACCGATTCCGCCGGGGAATCGGGTCGTGTCCCGAGCAAATCCTGCGCTTACGCGTGCCGCCACGGGTCAATCGCCCCTCGTCTGACGCGTGCGCCGGGCGCGGAAGAAGCTCTTCAGCAAATCTGCCGATTCCGAAGCCAGCACACCCTCGGCCACCTTCAACTCATGGTTGAATCGATTGTCCCGGGCGACATCGTACCGCGACCCCAGACATCCGAACTTCGGGTCCCGCGCCCCATAGACGACAAGGTCCGGTCGCGCCAGCACCAGCGCACCGGTACACATCAGGCAGGGCTCGACCGTGACGTACACCGTTGCCCCGGTCAACCGCCAGTTCTCGATTGCCGTTGCCGCTGCCCCGACGGCAATAATCTCAGCATGCGCAGTCGGGTCTCTCAGGGCTTCGGTCCGGTTGTGTCCGCGGCCGACAATCCGACCACCGTGCACAACCACGCACCCCACCGGCACCTCTCCCTCGCCGGCCGCGGCCTCGGCCTCGGCAAGCGCGACCCTCATCCACTTCTCATGCTCAAGGAAAGGGTTCTGGGGTTCCACGGCTCCAAGATTCTGGGGTTCAGAGGCCCTGCTGCCGACTCGACCCCTTGAACCCTCGAACCCTTGGACCCTCTGCGCGGAACGCGCCCGGCGCGACTTGAACGCGCAACCTACGGATTCGTAGTCCGGCACTCTATCCAATTGAGCTACGGGCGCTTTGGAACTTCTGGCCAATTGTATTCGCCTCTGAGGCTAAAGTCAAGAATCCGAGGCCCGGAACCACTTGCCCATGCTGACCAGAGGCTGGACCTCGTATCCGAGTTTGCGGTAGAAACCGGGCACGTCACCCCGGGATTCGTCAATCTGCAGCTTGACCTTAACACAACCGTGTTCTCTCAGCCAGTTCTCGGCATACTCCATCATCTGACGGCCGATGCCCTTACGCTGCAGTTCGGGCCTGACCGCCAGGAGGTAAATCCAGCCCCGGTGTCCATCATACCCGACCATGACCGTCGACACGACCTTATCCTCAAGCATACCGACAAAGAACGACTCGGGGCTGTGTCTCAGCTTCTTCTGAATCTCGGACCGAGGATTGCGCTCCGGCGTCGCCATCCGGGCCAGGCTCCAGACCTCAAGCACTCCGTCCGTATCCTCAATCACGAACGGCCGTATATCGAGGCCCTTCAACTCGGCCTCCCGGCATTCGACACTCGACAATCGACCATCGCCATTCTCTAGATTCTCACCGACTATGCAAGGAAGTCAACCTATGCCCGGACCTGAATCAACCGCAGATCACGCGGATGGTTCGGATTCGGGTCGGAGCTTGCGCTTGTGCTGCTCAGCGCTGGATGATGACCTTGCGCTTGGGACTTGTAGCTTCAGGCCTCAAACATCGAACGCTACTCTTCGTCTGTCTCTTGTGCCACTGCCGAACCGTGGTAGGAGATGGCGATGCGGTGGGACGCGCCGAGCTTGCCGTACGGCGCATAGGGGTAGTCAACACCGATGCCATGCCAAGTAAGCCCAAGCCCGGCCCGCAGACCCGAGAACCCGTCATGGTCCGACCCGGTCCGATAGCCCAACCTGAGCGCGAGCGCCTTGACCAGCCGGCACTCAAGCAGCGCGGGAACGAGCAGGAACAGGAATACGATTGTCTGTCTCATGTTACCTCTTCATCTCCACGTATCAAAGCACCAATGAGCAAATGCCCAATCGAAATTCGGGCCTTGGGTACTTCCTCATTGACTGGTCATTGAGACTTGGGAATTGGGACTTTCCTCATCGTATGACGGATAGTTTCCCGACCTTGCTCGACTT
This window contains:
- a CDS encoding GNAT family acetyltransferase yields the protein MKGLDIRPFVIEDTDGVLEVWSLARMATPERNPRSEIQKKLRHSPESFFVGMLEDKVVSTVMVGYDGHRGWIYLLAVRPELQRKGIGRQMMEYAENWLREHGCVKVKLQIDESRGDVPGFYRKLGYEVQPLVSMGKWFRASDS
- the tadA gene encoding tRNA adenosine(34) deaminase TadA, which codes for MEPQNPFLEHEKWMRVALAEAEAAAGEGEVPVGCVVVHGGRIVGRGHNRTEALRDPTAHAEIIAVGAAATAIENWRLTGATVYVTVEPCLMCTGALVLARPDLVVYGARDPKFGCLGSRYDVARDNRFNHELKVAEGVLASESADLLKSFFRARRTRQTRGD